A genome region from Tenrec ecaudatus isolate mTenEca1 chromosome 13, mTenEca1.hap1, whole genome shotgun sequence includes the following:
- the RESP18 gene encoding regulated endocrine-specific protein 18, with amino-acid sequence MQRPRWPSVLGGLRLLLCFFLLNSCPGGCNDMSANDKQGQGRLGHLWPFQGFITPIFWHLQGAFQQIVPPGLFWKNDIPQDVMNPKLEHVFSPQTPDPCLRDRKATFPSSKTTRGRGKQEDKLRLLFPKSPMAKVNTGQCFTPKAALKTLKQEVASQVKGFFKPFPTVGCNLVVD; translated from the exons ATGCAGCGGCCCAGGTGGCCTTCGGTCCTTGGGGGGCTCCGGCTGCTCCTCTGCTTCTTTCTGCTGAACAGCTGCCCGGGGGGCTGCAACGACATGAGTGCCAACG ATAAACAGGGCCAAGGGAGACTGGGGCATCTCTGGCCCTTCCAAGGATTTATCACCCCAATCTTCTGGCACTTGCAAGGTGCATTCCAACAGATTGTCCCTCCAG GGCTCTTCTGGAAGAATGACATCCCCCAAGATGTGATGAACCCAAAGCTGGAGCATGTGTTCAGCCCCCAGACCCCAGACCCCTGTCTGAGGGACAGGAAGGCGACTTTCCCCAGCAGCAAAACCACCAGGGGGAG GGGCAAGCAGGAGGATAAGCTTCGACTCTTATTTCCCAAG AGCCCAATGGCCAAGGTGAACACAGGCCAGTGCTTCACCCCCAAAGCTGCCTTGAAGACCCTGAAACAAGAGGTGGCCAGCCAAGTCAAG gGATTCTTTAAACCATTCCCCACCGTGGGCTGCAACCTTGTGGTTGATTGA